A region of Chitinophaga horti DNA encodes the following proteins:
- the rpsL gene encoding 30S ribosomal protein S12, which yields MPTIQQLVRKGREIIRAKSKSRALDACPQRRGVCTRVYTTTPKKPNSALRKVAKVRLTNKIEVIAYIPGEGHNLQEHSIVLIRGGRVKDLPGVRYHIVRGSLDTAGVKDRKQSRSKYGTKKEKAKK from the coding sequence ATGCCTACTATACAACAATTAGTAAGAAAAGGAAGAGAAATTATCCGGGCCAAATCCAAGTCCAGAGCGTTGGATGCCTGTCCTCAGCGCCGTGGCGTATGTACCCGTGTGTACACTACCACGCCTAAGAAGCCTAACTCCGCTTTGCGTAAGGTGGCCAAGGTTCGTTTGACCAACAAGATAGAGGTGATTGCCTATATCCCGGGTGAAGGTCACAACCTGCAGGAGCACTCCATCGTACTGATCCGTGGTGGTAGGGTAAAAGACCTTCCAGGTGTACGTTACCACATCGTTCGTGGTTCCCTGGATACTGCTGGTGTGAAAGACAGGAAGCAGAGCCGTTCCAAATATGGTACTAAAAAGGAAAAGGCTAAAAAATAA
- a CDS encoding beta strand repeat-containing protein: protein MKKVIYLFCLLLAAQYAHAQSGLTGTNYQAVARNANGTVYANQAIQVRFSVLGGAANGPVQYQETHNANTNQLGLFSLQIGRGTPVSGTYAAVPWANANQFLKVEVAIGGGSFVELGTSQLLSVPFALYAANGNPGPAGPAGPEGPQGADGAPGANGNNGAPGAPGPAGPAGPVGPVGPAGPAGPAGAPGANGANGLPGPAGPAGPAGPVGPAGPAGIQGPPGDLNAAAAGGDLSGNYPNPTVARIQGVAVNATPPVLDQVLKFNGTDWVPASLPGGGGSITLPYITIENNPSTLFSITNQGDGTSIEGINNTTTSSIAAVRGIVNSTAPGGFSSAVRGINNGTGGLGIGVWGSQAGSGWGVYGVTPNGLGVYGNSSANGYGVFANSNSGIGLNATSVNGIAANISINNNANNNSVLTANTVGNGTVINVSTSGNGAGILSSAGAGFGVHGITSAQTSAGIVGDNNGAGEAIVGRTTSDIAGAVVGRNDGGGYGVRGFVATNTTGTSIGVFGQVGLNGGEGRAGRFENTNQDNTLGNTLEVETNGNGNIPDNTLGNAASFLVDNTNSVAAGVRSEVKTIFGNFGAAGVFGVSSGTGGFAGLFHASNPSGNGRALVALTDGNGNAITANAGKDGNAVEANIDGAGTALYAWVPTFATGRAGRFEIFNEDNENSVISVKTVGNGTAGNFIVDRTTGTSPAIKGEVNSIFANFGTAGVFGESSGTGGYAGLFYSSNPAGNGPALLALTEGAGNGITANAGGNGDGIEASCDGTGNAVSGFIPNFGSGKAGRFANFNNANAQPVVHITTTGTGSGMLVNHQGPSGNVAVFQSASTNVARINKAGRGFFNGGTQNSGADVAEAFDVEGSISAYEAGDVLVISTTTDRMVEKSSEPYSTLVAGVYATKPGVLLTEEDIDTNIDDKAPMGVVGVIPTKVCMEGGPIKRGDMLVTSSKAGYAMKADPDKVKPGQVLGKALQEHLSGEGKIKVLVNVK from the coding sequence ATGAAAAAAGTTATATACCTCTTTTGTCTTCTCCTGGCCGCCCAATATGCGCATGCGCAGAGCGGCCTCACGGGCACCAACTACCAGGCCGTGGCGCGTAACGCTAATGGCACAGTGTACGCTAACCAGGCCATCCAGGTAAGGTTCTCCGTTCTCGGTGGTGCAGCCAACGGCCCAGTGCAATACCAGGAAACGCATAATGCTAACACGAACCAGTTGGGCCTCTTCAGCCTGCAGATCGGTCGTGGTACGCCAGTGTCCGGCACCTATGCGGCCGTTCCCTGGGCAAATGCTAACCAGTTCCTGAAAGTAGAAGTGGCCATCGGCGGTGGCTCCTTTGTAGAATTAGGCACCAGCCAGTTATTAAGCGTGCCTTTCGCGCTGTATGCAGCGAACGGCAACCCTGGCCCTGCTGGCCCTGCCGGCCCGGAAGGTCCGCAGGGTGCTGATGGTGCGCCCGGTGCAAACGGTAACAACGGCGCGCCCGGTGCTCCTGGCCCTGCCGGCCCCGCTGGTCCTGTTGGCCCGGTTGGCCCTGCTGGTCCTGCAGGCCCTGCCGGTGCACCCGGTGCGAATGGAGCAAACGGCCTTCCTGGTCCTGCCGGCCCTGCTGGTCCCGCGGGCCCTGTTGGTCCTGCCGGCCCTGCCGGCATACAAGGCCCTCCCGGCGACCTGAACGCGGCAGCAGCCGGTGGCGACCTGAGTGGCAACTATCCTAATCCGACCGTTGCCCGCATCCAGGGTGTTGCGGTAAATGCTACCCCCCCGGTGCTTGACCAGGTGTTGAAATTCAACGGTACCGACTGGGTACCTGCTTCCCTGCCAGGTGGCGGTGGTAGTATCACATTGCCCTACATTACAATCGAGAATAATCCTTCTACCCTGTTCTCTATCACCAACCAGGGCGATGGAACATCGATCGAGGGCATTAACAATACGACTACTTCCAGCATTGCAGCCGTACGTGGTATCGTGAACAGCACTGCGCCGGGTGGATTTTCGTCTGCCGTACGAGGTATCAACAACGGTACCGGCGGTTTGGGAATTGGCGTGTGGGGCTCACAGGCTGGCAGCGGCTGGGGTGTTTACGGCGTTACGCCGAACGGCCTGGGCGTATACGGTAATTCGTCGGCCAACGGTTACGGCGTTTTTGCGAACAGCAACTCGGGCATCGGCCTTAATGCAACGAGCGTCAACGGCATTGCCGCCAATATTTCGATTAACAACAATGCCAATAATAATTCGGTGTTAACAGCCAACACAGTTGGTAATGGTACAGTAATCAACGTGAGCACCAGTGGTAATGGAGCAGGTATACTGTCATCTGCCGGTGCAGGCTTCGGTGTGCATGGCATTACCAGCGCACAGACCAGCGCCGGCATCGTGGGCGACAACAATGGCGCCGGTGAAGCGATCGTTGGTCGTACAACTTCTGACATTGCCGGTGCAGTAGTAGGACGTAATGATGGTGGCGGTTACGGTGTGAGGGGCTTCGTTGCCACCAACACCACCGGTACGTCCATTGGTGTATTCGGCCAGGTAGGCCTCAATGGCGGTGAAGGTCGTGCAGGTCGTTTTGAGAACACCAACCAGGATAATACACTCGGTAACACCCTGGAAGTAGAAACCAATGGTAACGGTAATATTCCGGACAATACCCTCGGTAACGCGGCATCCTTCTTAGTTGACAACACTAACAGTGTGGCTGCAGGCGTACGTTCGGAAGTGAAAACCATCTTCGGCAACTTTGGTGCTGCCGGTGTATTCGGCGTATCATCCGGTACGGGCGGCTTTGCCGGCCTGTTCCATGCATCCAACCCTTCTGGTAATGGCCGTGCGCTGGTGGCGCTCACTGATGGTAACGGTAATGCCATTACCGCTAACGCCGGTAAAGACGGCAACGCGGTGGAAGCCAACATAGACGGGGCCGGTACTGCGCTGTATGCATGGGTCCCTACCTTCGCCACAGGTCGTGCAGGCAGGTTTGAGATTTTTAACGAAGACAATGAGAACAGTGTAATATCTGTAAAAACAGTAGGTAACGGTACTGCGGGCAATTTCATTGTAGATCGCACGACTGGCACCTCTCCGGCTATAAAAGGAGAGGTAAACTCTATTTTCGCCAACTTCGGCACTGCCGGCGTATTCGGTGAATCATCGGGTACAGGCGGTTATGCCGGACTGTTCTATTCTTCTAACCCCGCAGGTAACGGTCCTGCTTTGCTGGCACTCACAGAAGGTGCCGGCAACGGTATTACTGCGAACGCGGGTGGCAATGGCGACGGTATCGAAGCCAGTTGTGATGGTACAGGCAATGCTGTTTCCGGTTTCATTCCCAATTTCGGATCAGGTAAAGCAGGCAGGTTCGCCAACTTTAACAATGCCAACGCGCAACCCGTAGTGCACATCACCACTACAGGTACTGGTAGCGGTATGTTGGTCAACCATCAAGGGCCAAGCGGCAATGTGGCAGTTTTCCAAAGCGCCAGCACTAACGTAGCACGTATCAACAAAGCAGGCCGCGGTTTCTTTAATGGCGGTACCCAAAACAGCGGTGCCGACGTGGCAGAAGCATTTGATGTAGAGGGATCTATTTCCGCCTACGAAGCCGGCGATGTGCTGGTAATCTCCACTACGACCGACCGTATGGTAGAAAAATCTTCCGAACCTTATTCTACCCTGGTGGCAGGCGTGTACGCTACCAAACCGGGTGTACTGTTAACGGAAGAAGATATCGACACCAACATCGACGATAAAGCCCCGATGGGTGTAGTAGGTGTAATTCCCACCAAAGTTTGTATGGAAGGCGGCCCGATCAAACGTGGCGACATGCTGGTAACTTCCAGCAAAGCAGGTTATGCGATGAAAGCCGATCCTGATAAAGTAAAACCTGGCCAGGTGCTTGGTAAAGCTTTGCAGGAACACCTCTCCGGTGAGGGAAAGATCAAAGTACTTGTAAACGTCAAATAA
- the rpsG gene encoding 30S ribosomal protein S7, with product MRKQAAKKLPLAPDPKFGDKQVTRFVNNIMEQGKKSIAYRIFYDAIDRVSQMTNENGYEIWKRALVNVTPAVEVRSRRIGGATFQIPAEVRADRKISLSMKWLIRYAGDRNGKSMAEKLANEIVAASKGEGAAFKKKEDTHRMAEANKAFSHFRV from the coding sequence ATGAGAAAGCAAGCTGCGAAAAAATTACCGCTGGCTCCAGATCCTAAATTTGGCGACAAACAAGTAACCCGTTTCGTGAACAACATCATGGAACAAGGTAAAAAATCTATCGCTTACAGGATTTTCTACGATGCGATCGACCGCGTTAGCCAAATGACTAACGAAAATGGTTACGAAATTTGGAAAAGAGCGTTGGTGAATGTAACACCTGCTGTTGAAGTTAGAAGCCGTCGTATCGGTGGTGCAACTTTCCAGATTCCTGCAGAAGTTCGTGCCGACAGGAAAATTTCCCTGTCCATGAAATGGCTGATCCGCTACGCTGGTGACAGAAATGGTAAGAGCATGGCTGAGAAACTGGCGAACGAAATCGTTGCAGCTAGCAAAGGTGAAGGTGCTGCTTTCAAAAAGAAAGAAGATACTCACCGTATGGCTGAGGCGAACAAAGCCTTCTCTCACTTCAGAGTTTAG
- a CDS encoding alpha/beta fold hydrolase: MTRQIANKTVKVNGIDIFYREAGDRSNPALLLLHGFPSSSVLFKSLMTALSDKYYLVAPDYPGFGFSEFPDQDRFDYTFDNIAAHMDGFTDAINLTSFTIYLHDYGCPIGLRICVNRPDKMERIIVQNGNAYEEGIGPQWDEIKAYWEHPTPEGKVKNYAFLSEDGVKTQYFAGTPDDHVANISPESWRLEWELMQRPGNMDMQYVLNCDFPSNFAMFPVFQEYFRQYQPPALVIWGKNEIYFSVEEAHCYQRDLPDVEVHLLDGGHMLLETHFDEVYTLIRDFLK; the protein is encoded by the coding sequence ATGACCCGCCAGATCGCTAACAAGACTGTTAAGGTAAACGGTATTGACATCTTTTACCGCGAAGCTGGTGACCGTAGTAACCCGGCACTACTGCTGCTGCACGGGTTCCCGTCGTCATCGGTACTGTTCAAAAGCCTGATGACGGCATTGTCCGATAAATATTACCTGGTGGCGCCCGACTATCCAGGGTTTGGCTTTAGCGAGTTCCCCGATCAAGATAGATTCGACTACACGTTCGACAATATCGCAGCGCACATGGACGGCTTCACTGATGCGATCAACCTCACTTCTTTCACCATTTACCTGCACGACTATGGCTGCCCGATCGGCCTGCGCATCTGTGTGAACCGGCCGGATAAGATGGAGCGGATCATTGTGCAGAACGGGAATGCATACGAAGAAGGTATTGGTCCGCAGTGGGACGAGATCAAGGCATATTGGGAACATCCTACTCCCGAAGGCAAGGTTAAAAACTACGCGTTTCTTAGTGAGGACGGTGTCAAAACCCAGTATTTCGCGGGTACGCCGGATGACCACGTGGCTAATATCAGCCCGGAGTCATGGCGGCTGGAGTGGGAGTTGATGCAGCGGCCGGGCAATATGGACATGCAATATGTGCTGAACTGTGATTTCCCATCGAACTTTGCGATGTTCCCGGTTTTCCAGGAGTACTTCAGGCAATACCAGCCGCCGGCGCTGGTGATATGGGGTAAAAACGAGATCTACTTCAGCGTGGAAGAGGCGCATTGTTACCAGCGCGACCTGCCGGATGTGGAAGTGCATCTGCTCGACGGGGGACATATGTTACTGGAAACCCACTTCGATGAGGTGTACACGCTGATACGTGACTTTCTAAAATAA
- a CDS encoding branched-chain amino acid aminotransferase, whose protein sequence is MMIADYPAKSTLMEEALKKIKVTRTTQSRVGEVDFNNLVFGKKYADHMLVADFDGKEWHNAQILPFGHISVSPSNAAWHYGQAIFEGIKAYKDQEGNPMIFRPHDNYNRFNISADRMGMPDVPEWLFIGGMSMLIDLDRDWVPSNEGCSFYLRPFMIAADEFIGVRPSDTYRFMIINSPSGPYFNKPIHLLVQDKYIRAFPGGVGYAKAAGNYGGTMQPTMQARKQGYDQILWVDGLEHKYLQECGTMNVFTIIGNTAITPDLTQGTILAGVTRASVMTLLEEMGLTVEERPISIEEVVAAYEAGTLREVFGTGTASSVAYVEKLDYKDKSIRLDTTKYEVGAEVIRRLDAIRTGKVEDVRGWNFQVPAIL, encoded by the coding sequence ATGATGATTGCAGATTACCCCGCAAAATCGACGTTAATGGAAGAAGCGTTAAAGAAGATAAAAGTGACCAGGACGACACAAAGCCGCGTAGGTGAAGTGGACTTTAACAACCTGGTTTTCGGAAAGAAGTATGCCGACCACATGCTGGTGGCCGATTTTGATGGTAAGGAATGGCATAATGCACAAATCCTGCCTTTCGGGCATATTTCCGTAAGTCCTTCTAACGCTGCCTGGCATTACGGGCAGGCAATCTTTGAGGGCATCAAGGCTTATAAGGACCAGGAAGGTAATCCCATGATCTTCCGTCCACACGATAACTATAATCGTTTTAATATATCCGCCGACAGGATGGGGATGCCCGATGTGCCCGAGTGGCTGTTCATCGGAGGTATGTCTATGCTGATCGACCTCGACCGTGACTGGGTGCCTTCCAACGAAGGTTGCTCCTTTTACCTGCGTCCGTTTATGATCGCTGCGGATGAGTTCATTGGCGTTCGTCCGTCCGACACGTACCGCTTTATGATCATTAACAGTCCGTCAGGCCCTTACTTTAATAAACCTATTCACCTGCTGGTGCAGGATAAATACATCCGCGCATTTCCGGGTGGTGTGGGATATGCCAAGGCGGCCGGTAACTACGGTGGCACCATGCAGCCTACCATGCAGGCGCGCAAACAGGGCTATGATCAGATTCTTTGGGTAGATGGCTTAGAGCACAAATACCTGCAGGAATGTGGTACCATGAACGTATTTACCATTATCGGCAACACTGCCATCACCCCCGATCTTACCCAGGGCACCATCCTGGCCGGTGTAACCCGCGCCAGTGTAATGACCTTATTAGAGGAGATGGGATTGACGGTGGAAGAGCGGCCTATTTCTATTGAGGAAGTAGTGGCAGCCTACGAAGCCGGTACCCTGCGGGAAGTGTTCGGTACAGGCACCGCCTCCAGCGTGGCATATGTAGAAAAGCTGGACTATAAAGATAAAAGCATCCGTTTGGATACGACGAAATATGAAGTAGGTGCGGAAGTGATCCGTCGCCTCGATGCGATCCGCACCGGTAAGGTGGAGGATGTGCGGGGGTGGAACTTCCAGGTGCCTGCTATATTATAG